In one window of Pseudomonas sp. IAC-BECa141 DNA:
- a CDS encoding DUF481 domain-containing protein, with translation MLSRTLLCLAVFSASTPLLADTVWLKNGDKLSGKITLFDGGKLLVQTQYAGAVTIDWKQVKTLESDQELLVKQDAYNGEKAKSLSAAEDGKVTLANGEAPKTVELASIQQILKPKPVVEDLVWKGNVDLALDYQRAEKDTDDYDIGFKTSARHGRWRHTAEGEYNREVQDDVTTTDNWRAEYALDRFLTDKWFWQGRLNYKRDHIEELARQRVVGTGPGYQFWDDELGAFSLGSLLNRTDYQYRDGSKDNFYSVAMKWDYNRYLIGKKVEFFTNGEVGKPLSGVADYALDAEMGLRYKVTDWASLNLKAERDIISGTEDADLSKTRYTAGFGVAW, from the coding sequence ATGTTGTCCAGAACCCTGCTGTGCCTTGCTGTCTTCAGTGCGTCCACACCCCTGCTTGCCGACACCGTCTGGTTGAAGAACGGTGACAAGCTGAGCGGCAAAATCACGCTGTTCGACGGTGGCAAGTTGCTGGTCCAGACCCAGTACGCGGGCGCAGTGACCATTGACTGGAAGCAGGTCAAGACGCTGGAGAGCGATCAGGAGTTGCTGGTCAAGCAAGACGCCTACAACGGCGAGAAGGCCAAGTCGCTGAGCGCTGCCGAAGACGGCAAGGTCACCCTGGCCAACGGCGAAGCGCCGAAAACCGTGGAGTTGGCGAGCATTCAGCAGATTCTCAAACCCAAACCGGTGGTCGAGGATCTGGTGTGGAAGGGCAACGTCGATCTGGCGCTGGATTATCAGCGCGCGGAAAAGGACACCGACGATTACGATATCGGCTTCAAGACGTCCGCCCGCCATGGTCGCTGGCGCCACACCGCCGAGGGCGAGTACAACCGCGAAGTGCAGGACGACGTGACCACTACCGACAACTGGCGCGCCGAGTATGCACTCGACCGTTTCCTGACGGACAAGTGGTTCTGGCAGGGGCGCCTGAATTACAAGCGCGACCACATCGAAGAGCTGGCGCGTCAGCGCGTGGTCGGTACAGGTCCGGGTTACCAGTTCTGGGATGACGAGCTGGGGGCATTCTCCCTGGGCTCGCTGCTCAACCGCACCGACTACCAGTATCGCGATGGCAGCAAGGACAACTTCTATTCGGTCGCGATGAAGTGGGATTACAACCGCTACCTGATCGGCAAGAAAGTCGAGTTCTTCACCAATGGCGAAGTCGGCAAGCCGCTGTCCGGTGTGGCCGACTATGCTCTGGATGCGGAAATGGGCCTGCGCTACAAGGTCACCGACTGGGCCTCCCTCAACCTCAAGGCCGAGCGCGACATCATCAGCGGCACCGAGGACGCGGACCTGAGCAAGACCCGCTACACCGCCGGTTTCGGCGTCGCCTGGTAA
- a CDS encoding cold-shock protein → MSNRQTGTVKWFNDEKGFGFITPQSGDDLFVHFKAIQSDGFKSLKEGQQVSFIATRGQKGMQAEEVQVI, encoded by the coding sequence ATGTCTAATCGCCAAACCGGTACCGTTAAGTGGTTCAACGATGAAAAAGGCTTCGGCTTCATCACCCCACAATCCGGTGACGACCTGTTCGTTCACTTCAAAGCTATCCAATCCGACGGCTTCAAAAGCCTGAAAGAAGGCCAACAGGTTTCTTTCATCGCTACCCGCGGTCAGAAAGGCATGCAAGCTGAAGAAGTACAAGTTATCTAA
- the dcd gene encoding dCTP deaminase codes for MSIKSDKWIRRMAQEHGMIEPFVERQVRGSDDSRVISYGVSSYGYDVRCTNHFKVFTNINSAIVDPKNFDAGSFVDVHSDVCIIPPNSFALATTVEYFRIPRNVLTICLGKSTYARCGIIVNVTPLEPEWEGQVTLEFSNTTNLPAKIYANEGVAQMLFLESDEECEVSYKDRAGKYQGQRGVTLPRT; via the coding sequence ATGAGCATCAAATCGGACAAGTGGATTCGCCGCATGGCGCAGGAACACGGCATGATCGAGCCGTTCGTCGAGCGCCAGGTACGTGGCAGCGACGACAGCCGTGTGATCTCCTACGGTGTTTCGAGCTATGGCTACGATGTGCGTTGCACCAATCATTTCAAGGTGTTCACCAACATCAATTCGGCCATCGTCGATCCGAAAAACTTCGATGCCGGCAGCTTCGTCGACGTCCACAGCGACGTCTGCATCATTCCGCCGAACTCCTTCGCCCTGGCCACGACCGTTGAATACTTCCGTATTCCACGCAACGTCCTGACCATCTGCCTGGGCAAGAGCACCTACGCTCGCTGCGGCATCATCGTCAACGTCACCCCGCTCGAGCCCGAGTGGGAAGGCCAGGTGACCCTGGAGTTCTCGAACACCACCAACCTGCCGGCGAAGATCTACGCCAACGAAGGCGTGGCGCAGATGCTGTTCCTTGAATCCGACGAGGAATGCGAAGTCTCCTACAAGGATCGCGCCGGCAAGTACCAGGGCCAGCGTGGCGTGACCTTGCCACGTACCTGA
- the pdeM gene encoding ligase-associated DNA damage response endonuclease PdeM has protein sequence MNAPYPVRLAGEDLWLLPEKALYWPAQQALLIADVHFGKAAAYRRLGQPVPQGTTASNIAVIEQLLAKLPCRQLIFLGDFLHGPGSHAPDTLQALAQWRARHADLPITLIRGNHDKRAGDPPQTLNIRVVPEPLLLGPFALQHEPEPHPERHVLAGHVHPVFRLNGKGRQRLRLACFRLGERISLLPAFGAFTGGYPVEKEDSCRIFVIGDNEIWPVG, from the coding sequence ATGAACGCGCCCTATCCTGTGCGCCTGGCAGGCGAAGACCTCTGGTTGCTGCCGGAAAAGGCGCTGTACTGGCCGGCGCAACAGGCGTTGCTGATCGCTGATGTGCATTTCGGCAAGGCTGCCGCTTACCGGCGTCTGGGGCAACCGGTGCCGCAGGGCACCACGGCGAGCAACATCGCCGTGATCGAGCAGTTGCTGGCGAAACTGCCGTGTCGGCAACTGATCTTTCTTGGGGACTTTCTGCACGGGCCTGGCTCCCACGCTCCCGACACCTTGCAGGCATTGGCGCAATGGCGGGCGCGGCACGCCGATCTGCCGATCACGCTGATTCGCGGCAATCACGATAAACGTGCCGGTGATCCACCGCAGACCCTGAACATTCGAGTGGTGCCCGAACCCCTGTTGCTAGGGCCTTTCGCGTTGCAGCACGAACCCGAACCGCACCCTGAACGCCACGTCCTTGCAGGCCACGTACACCCGGTCTTTCGGTTGAACGGCAAGGGGCGTCAGCGTTTGCGGCTGGCGTGTTTCAGGCTGGGAGAACGCATCAGTCTGCTGCCGGCCTTCGGGGCCTTCACCGGCGGTTATCCGGTGGAGAAGGAAGACAGCTGTCGGATCTTTGTCATTGGCGACAACGAAATATGGCCCGTCGGCTGA
- a CDS encoding ligase-associated DNA damage response DEXH box helicase: protein MGTSTDFAKLWFSARDWKPFAFQKQVWVAVKRGESGLLHASTGAGKTYAVWFAALNRFARSRPVAETTRKRPPPAEPLTVLWITPMRALAADTARALQTPLDDLQIPWSVGLRTGDTGSSERARQNRRLPTTLITTPESLTLMLARADAQTALSTLRMVVVDEWHELLGNKRGVQLQLALARLRRWHPGLIVWGVSATLGNQSHAEQVLIPQGGGISIQGKSEKSLKVDTLLPPAIERFPWAGHIGLKMLPQVVAELDVCASSLVFTNTRAQSEIWYQALLEARPDWAGLIALHHSSLSRDTRDWVEQALKNGQLKAVVCTSSLDLGVDFLPVERVLQIGSAKGVARLMQRAGRSGHAPGRTSRVTLVPTHSLELIEAAAAGDAVAQRRIEPRLSPHKPLDVLVQHLVSMALGGGFIPDELYEEVRGAWAYRDLTRADWAWALAFVRHGGMSLTAYPDYRRVEPDEHGIWRVPDARLARRHRMSVGTIVSDASIHLKFWSKGGGGKQLGSVEEGFIARLKPGDGFLFAGRLLELVRVENMTAYVKRSTAKKAAVPRWNGGRMPLSSELAQAVVSRFSAAANGEFAGPEMQALRPLLETQLRWSGLPTVNNLLAEVLKSREGWHLFLYPFAGRQVHLGLASLLAWRVSQRLPVTFSIAVSDYGLELLSATPVDWSVQLDDALLSPEDLLRDVLASLNAGELALRRFREIARIAGLVFAGYPGAPKSTRQVQASSGLFFEVFKQYDADNLLLAQAGEEVLREELDIRRLEQTLERVNRMKLDMHLIKRPTPLGFPLLVERMRESMSSEKLADRIRRMVGDLEKTADKGQS, encoded by the coding sequence AAAACCTACGCGGTGTGGTTTGCCGCGCTCAATCGCTTTGCCCGCTCCAGGCCTGTTGCCGAAACCACCCGTAAACGTCCACCGCCCGCCGAACCGCTGACTGTTTTGTGGATCACGCCGATGCGTGCGCTGGCCGCCGACACCGCGCGCGCCTTGCAAACGCCGCTGGACGATCTGCAGATTCCCTGGAGCGTCGGCCTGCGCACTGGCGACACCGGCAGCAGCGAACGCGCCCGGCAGAACCGGCGATTGCCCACCACGCTGATCACCACCCCGGAAAGCCTGACCCTGATGCTCGCCCGCGCCGACGCGCAAACGGCGCTCTCGACGCTGCGCATGGTCGTGGTGGATGAATGGCACGAATTGCTCGGCAACAAGCGCGGCGTCCAACTGCAACTGGCCCTCGCCCGGTTGCGGCGCTGGCACCCGGGACTGATCGTCTGGGGTGTTTCTGCGACGCTCGGCAATCAATCCCACGCCGAACAGGTACTGATCCCACAAGGCGGTGGCATCAGCATTCAGGGGAAAAGCGAAAAGTCGCTCAAGGTCGACACCTTGCTCCCACCGGCCATCGAACGCTTTCCCTGGGCCGGACATATCGGTTTGAAGATGTTGCCGCAGGTGGTCGCCGAACTGGACGTCTGCGCCAGCAGCCTGGTGTTCACCAATACCCGGGCGCAATCGGAAATCTGGTATCAGGCCTTGCTGGAAGCGCGGCCGGACTGGGCCGGGTTGATCGCCTTGCATCACAGTTCTCTGTCCCGCGACACTCGCGACTGGGTTGAGCAGGCGCTGAAGAATGGTCAGCTCAAGGCCGTGGTCTGCACGTCGAGTCTGGATCTGGGGGTGGACTTCCTGCCAGTGGAGCGGGTGCTGCAGATTGGTTCGGCCAAAGGTGTCGCGCGGCTGATGCAGCGTGCCGGGCGTTCGGGCCATGCGCCCGGTCGAACGTCGCGGGTAACGTTGGTGCCGACCCATAGCCTGGAACTGATCGAAGCCGCTGCTGCTGGTGATGCCGTAGCACAGCGGCGGATCGAACCTCGATTGTCACCGCACAAACCGCTGGATGTGCTGGTGCAGCATCTGGTCAGCATGGCCCTGGGCGGTGGCTTTATTCCCGATGAGTTGTACGAGGAAGTCCGTGGTGCCTGGGCCTATCGCGACCTGACACGTGCAGACTGGGCCTGGGCGCTGGCGTTCGTACGCCACGGCGGGATGTCGCTGACGGCGTACCCGGATTACCGCCGGGTCGAACCGGATGAGCACGGGATCTGGCGCGTCCCAGATGCGCGGCTGGCACGCCGCCATCGGATGAGCGTCGGCACCATCGTCAGCGACGCTTCGATCCATTTGAAATTCTGGAGCAAGGGCGGTGGCGGCAAGCAACTGGGCAGCGTTGAAGAGGGCTTTATCGCCCGCCTCAAACCCGGCGACGGCTTCTTGTTCGCCGGGCGCTTGCTGGAGTTGGTGCGGGTGGAAAACATGACTGCCTACGTCAAACGCAGCACGGCGAAAAAAGCCGCTGTACCGCGCTGGAATGGCGGGCGTATGCCGCTGTCCAGCGAACTGGCGCAAGCGGTGGTCAGCCGGTTCAGCGCGGCGGCAAACGGTGAGTTTGCCGGCCCGGAAATGCAGGCGTTGCGACCGTTGCTGGAAACGCAGCTGCGCTGGTCGGGCCTGCCGACCGTTAACAATCTGCTGGCCGAAGTGCTGAAATCCCGCGAAGGCTGGCACCTTTTCCTCTACCCGTTCGCCGGACGCCAGGTGCATCTGGGACTGGCCAGCCTGCTGGCGTGGCGGGTCAGTCAGCGCCTGCCTGTGACCTTCTCGATTGCGGTCAGCGATTACGGCCTGGAATTGCTCAGCGCGACGCCCGTTGACTGGTCTGTGCAACTGGATGACGCGCTGCTCAGTCCCGAGGATTTATTGAGGGATGTGCTGGCCAGCCTCAACGCGGGCGAACTGGCGCTGCGCAGGTTTCGGGAAATCGCCCGGATTGCCGGTCTGGTGTTCGCCGGTTACCCCGGTGCGCCGAAAAGCACTCGTCAGGTGCAGGCCTCCAGCGGGCTGTTCTTTGAAGTGTTCAAACAATACGACGCCGACAATCTGCTACTGGCACAGGCCGGGGAAGAGGTCCTGCGCGAAGAGCTGGATATTCGTCGGCTGGAACAGACATTGGAGCGAGTCAACCGGATGAAACTGGACATGCACCTGATCAAACGTCCCACACCGCTCGGCTTTCCATTGCTGGTGGAGCGCATGCGCGAAAGCATGAGTTCGGAAAAGCTCGCCGACCGCATCCGCCGCATGGTTGGCGACCTGGAGAAAACCGCCGACAAGGGCCAATCCTGA